The genomic window GGTAGTGGTTTTGCAGgtaagataataaaaattaatgttatccaactcttaaattaatgttaaaaaaaaaggtcgTTGGGCAGACGACGAGGAAGAAGAGCGTCCCAAGCCTGTCAGACCTATGGGTGGTGTCGCCATAGCCCCTCCACCCAGTTTACAAGACAGCTCGCCCGATCCGGTACCTATCATACCCAATAAACCGCAGTCTAATAGTTATGGAGGATCTGTTGCTGCAAAGATTATGGCAAGGTAAATAGAATAAAAGATCTCAcaatgtcaaagtcaaaaagtaCCTTTATTTGTAACTAACAAAATAATGTCACTCAATACACAAAGCACATCTCATTATTCCGTCACTTTTATAAACGTTTGCATTGATATGGATATTTTTCAGTTGAAGGGTGTTTTATTGTACACATTTTCAGCAGTAGTTCCTCCCTCTTGATACCTCATAATGTACactaaaatttgttatttattaaaataatttaagtgcCTGATTATGCTactattaatcaataaaaagtttttttatattatttattttttgctctACCTCTGGCTCTTTGCTTTTcctgattaatttaaaattgctatGATTCTGTTGAggtaaattttctattttcctCAATAGATATGGCTTTAAAGAGGGCCAAGGATTGGGCAGAATGGAGCAAGGGATGTCAAGTGCCTTACAGGTAGAAAAAACGTCTAAAAGAGGAGGGAGAATCCTTCATGAGAAGGACATCATGCCTCCTCCGCCTCCTTTAGAAGTTGTCGAGAAAAAAGAGCCTCCCATAACTGAGATTATGAAAAATCCTAGCAAAGTAAGTATGATACCTGTGAAAATTGGTTTTATAACAtcttatgttttaaacaaagctCATATCTAGAATTAagctaaaaattaaacattatacaTTATGTACCACATACAGAACATATAACCCAACAAGTTTTAGTTAACAAGTAGTTTAGAGTctattatcaaaatattcttgaatattataataggtttctgcagttttaatgaattaaagtGACTGTTTCAAGTATATACAGGGACGGTAGTGttagaattttatttgtaaactgGCTTACATGAATCTCTGACTTTGGCTTCATTCATTAGTCTAATGGTCCTTTTTAGGACTCTATGAATGCAAAATATGCttgttttgttatgtttttATTCAATTCATTAGACTATTTTCAAAATGAATCAGTTGGATGacagttttttattatgatatatatgattttatgagagtttgtaattagcaagggttcatatagtaaaaaaaaacaactctatatattttatacttatatatattttattctatgaTAAACAACACGGACAACTCACATTTTCAATAAGGATGCTGATACATTATCCAcctattaaataaggaggaagctattAAGTTCGTGTATGCACCATAGATTACTTACTCATTTTTAGAAAAGAAACTTTCATAAGCCCCATAAGAATATTGAATGTTGCGCCCTCTGGATGTCGAGGAGTAATACTAACCGGAAAGGAAAATGGACTCAGGACATCATATTAgcaggaaatttaaaattttttgaatttgaatttcgctCTGTTTTACCTTACACTTAATAAGTGggaaatataaaagaaattacgTGTTCTTTCGAAAGCTacagttttacaaaaatttccatattaagcaaatatataatataaaattatgttttacatTTTGCCTATTCCTTTGGTACGCTGACGATCAATTTCAACCATTTCGGAGGAAATCAGAAAACCTATTAAAAGAAGGATAAATCCGGAACAATGGAACCGTTTGcaagttaaaaaaagaagaaatagtgGCCTAAAGTATGTGGGACAAAAAGGGGAAGTTCACGTTTGTAAGCAAGTGCAACCTTATCCCCATTCCTGTCGTTATAAATGCAAGGAGCGACTTgccatttttacaaaattttgggAATTGCAAAACTGGAATCTTTAGACTTCTTTTTTGTATTCATGTATTGGAGTAAGTGCTCCTCGCCGCAGACTTCAAGGAGCCATAAGTCATAAGACGGTCAGAACAGCAATAAAATTAACTGGGAAACGTGTAtgcaaacagtttttttttgcgtaCTTTGAATATAAGTAACAAACGGTTTACCAacgttatgaaaaaaaatctgacTCTCCCACTGGTATAGCACACACTGACAAAAGAGGCAAACATTCCCCTTCTAACAAGTTTGATATTTCTGTAacaaactttgtaaaaaaacatattaccTCGTTTTCCAAATTTAAGAGCCATTACACAAGTCATTATAATCCAAATCGAAAATATCTGGATTCTGCTTTAAATGTCAACAAAATGTATGACCTGTACAAAGAGTTTTGTAATCAACACAACAAAACGCCTGTAAAGATCAGCTATTATCGCCATATCTTTAATACTTGCTTTAATTTAAGCTTTCATAGATCTTATACAGATACTTGTACATTATGTGACCAGCTtagtaatacaataaaaaacggAAGACCAGAGGATACCGCGGTTGCAAAAGTCAATAAAGAAGTTCGTCTTAAGAAAGCAGAGAAAGCTCGACAGgctaaaaataaagcaaaagctGAAGCTGCAAGTTCTGCTGATCGAGTAGCCATTTGCTTTGATCTGCAAAAGACCCTACCGACGCCTTTACTGACTAATAGCAAACTATTTTACCTAAGACAGTTGTAGACCTATAATCTTGCTAAGGGTCAAGGACAGATGTTTATGTGGCATGAAGGAGAGGCATCAAGAGGGGCTGGGGAAATAATTTCATGTctcctaaattttattttaagcttacCGCGAACCGTCCACATTGATGCGTTTAGTGACAATGCAGGGGGACAGAACAAAAACAAgcacattattaaattttggaacTATATTGTATTATATACCCAAATTGAAACTATAGATCACAGATTTTTGGTGTCAGGTCACTCATTCATGGAATGGCCTCATtgaaaaagcaaagaaaaaaaaatcgtttgcTTTTGTCCCGACTGAATGGATGGATGTTGTAGCAATGTCTTGTAAGAaatgaaatgaatgaaaatgaCTTCAAAAGTATTGCTCCCTTGTGCAATATTATGAATGATAATGTAAAGGGCTTACGAAAAATGCAATGGCTTCACTTTAAAAAGCAGACACCTTgtactttgttttttaaggaCACACTGATAGAAGAATGCCTTTTGCTATTGTTGACTTGAAAAAGACGAAAAGGATAGGACGACTTGCACAAATTCCCTTGGCGATTGAACTCCCGCCTCTCCGCCAACGACCCGTTAAAATAAAACCCGCTtccaaaatattagaatttattggAGCTTTTACCCTTTGTACCCCCGATACACCACGATTTTGACCGCAACCTAAGACACGACGAAGTTCTAACTCGCCAACGCAATAATATTCTTCAAGATAAAAGAACCTCTTAGGAAGCCCAGGTGGATGTTTCCTCGGAGGATGAAGAAAATATCGAACAAGACCTGGAATCATATTacgattaaaaaaatgtttcttttctaaaaaataaatgtgtttgagttaattttatttttgtttttgtattttggaatttttaaaatactttagtGGCAAAGGGAAACAAGTATTGATTTTTATGCAAAGGGGTACAAGTGCAaacgttttttttcaaaattctaaaatttttttatgaaaacaaataccaaatttcaaaaagtttttaccgtaaaataaaaaaaatttacgaaaatattgtaaaaaaaaattctatgtaaTTGCTTTAAtgcagaattttttatttaaaaataacttttacctcgattttttcaaaaacattattttgacacTTGTACCCCTTCATAATTGAGGGGCATCTAAGCCCCTCAATTATAAGTACAATTTTGGAAATGAGTCTTTAAAAAGGGTGTCTTATATTAAGATGTCCTATCTGGAaacaatatgaaataaataaataaaaggccATGAAATGCTGTGATTTGCCAAAAAacgtaacataatttattttgataaaccaTATCACCATTATTGCTCTTACACTGCTCTTTTTTTACACTTTAAACTCACATAAAGCTTTAAACCGTCGAAACTAAACAGATTGTGTAGCACAGTTATAGtggcaaaaaaaaatggatcaattttaataaaccctTAGGTGGTCCTACTGAAAAACATGGTGGGTCCAGGGGAGGTGGACGACGACCTGGAACCGGAAGTAAAAGACGAATGCAACACGAAATACGGTCCGGTGGTGAGCTGCATTATCCACGAAATCCCCCACGAAAATCCCGAGGAGGCGGTTCGGATTTTCGTCGAATTCCAGAGGATCGAGAGCGCGATTAAAGCGGTCGTAGACTTGAACGCGCGATTTTTCGGCGGTCGAATGGTCAAGGCGAATTTTTATGATCCCGAAAAGTTTGATAATTTACAGTTGATGGATTAGAGAGACTCTCTTTATTGTggtttacctttttttaattattgttgtgCATTAGTTTGAATAATAAAGTAAGCgtgagtaataataataataatatagattttcATTTCTAAAGACCCTATTTATAAtttcctaaatattaatttctcagAAAGACAGCCAATCAGGTAAGGACAAGTACATATTTAACcactttaattgtttaaattctgCTGAAACATGATCATATCTCCTCAGACCGAATATGAAGCGACAACGGTTATTTTGTATAACTTGCAGTCCAAGGGCGTCGCCAGAGAGGGACAGGGAGGGGGGCGGCTGCCCCCCCTAGAGGCCTAAAGGTTAACGCTAAACCAGTCATCCGGCTAATTGAAACTTTACTTTTGAAAACGTATATTTGGTAACTTATcacttattaatttctaatttcactTAATAATTAGGCTATAAGGTAACTTCAAGCTAAGATAAAGTTTTACTATACCTATACATATTTAGATTTCGGGGGCTCGAAGCGCTCGCAAGTGAAAAGCGAATTGAAACGATTACGCTCACTTTGAGCCAAGAACCTACGGATACTACGGAAAACGTACTACTTTGCCAAAGACGTCCAGTACCGTCAAACGGGGTTAAGTGAATCATAGTGGGTAAAATGAATTAATCGGGTATTTCCGCAAAAAAGTCGATCCCGTCGCAGACCTGCCCCATATAGTGACATTATTGCATCGAGATGACCTCGTTAGTATGTCTTTGTATGTGGTAGGGTGTGTTTCGCTGCTCAAAAAAATACACGTGAGTACCATAACGACATGTTCCggttaaacgatttttttgtattttacaaaactttgGAAACGATTGGTTGCGGAAGtgatcaatattaatatttatttacttgaatgtaattaatgtgtttattagacattaataaacaaatttgtgcttaatttttggtaatttttttttttgttgaattttagcatttttttttttctaagatggTAACTTTAATGGGtaaaatgaatcatttaagTGTCGCtgtaaatttatgattaaattttttagaactttttttttaaataattttttatataggaaatatttttttattagttttggtcTTTTTAGCATGCcgagaatttacaaaaaaaaattggggccgCAGGGAAAATGTAACTACGATCAAGAATATGTTCGTCGATCAGTGGCAGCGGCTAGACGAGGTGATATGTCCATGAGACAAGCATCTGAAAGATTTGGTGTACCTTTCACTACCATTCAAAGAAGATATCATGgcaaacattctttaaaatatggtCGACAGCCTGTACTAAGTGGTGAGCAAGAGCTAAGACTAAATACAAAACGCGTTAGAGGTGCATTAACCCGCGaggttattcaaaaatattttgaaaacttgcaGGTCACGTTGAAAGACGTCCCTGctcaaaatattatcaattacgACGAGACCAATTTTGTGGATGATCCCGGGTCGGCTAAAGTAATTACAAAAAGAGGTGCAATGCCCATAGGTTAATAGACTCCTCAAAGACCAGCACAACTGTGATGTTTGCAATAGCCGCTGATGGAACATTACTGCCTCCATATACGGTATACAAGGCAAAACATTCCTATGATGGTTGGACAGAGGGAGGAATTGAAGGAGCAAGATATAACAGAAGCATGAGTGGATGGTTTGACTCTGATATATTTGAGGACTGGTTTAAGACAATTGTCATGCCTTATTTTCGAAAGCTTGCTGAGCGTAAAGTTTTAATAGGCGATAACTTAAATTGCCACATTACCACTAATGTCGTACAGCAATGTGAGaataatgaaattgattttgtcTTACTCCCTCCCAATTCAACTCATTTGCGTCAACCGCTCGATGTCGCGTATTTTAGGCCTTTAAAAGCTGCA from Anthonomus grandis grandis chromosome 13, icAntGran1.3, whole genome shotgun sequence includes these protein-coding regions:
- the LOC126743975 gene encoding splicing factor 45; its protein translation is MSLYDDYDTAQDKVQGWSSSIKLLQSQLQLKKASVTQPKRDQARKVSLAPVIDLKSKRDEEDGVPIMKHDNIGRLPIISGGVYGSEFDWKVIDEYDPLWPNEYEKVVKELRNNRDKETDRLERERDRDRERPDRDSERRKDRKRKSRFSEPDDSPPRTLSSSVPQISQPAIGSGFAGRWADDEEEERPKPVRPMGGVAIAPPPSLQDSSPDPVPIIPNKPQSNSYGGSVAAKIMARYGFKEGQGLGRMEQGMSSALQVEKTSKRGGRILHEKDIMPPPPPLEVVEKKEPPITEIMKNPSKVVLLKNMVGPGEVDDDLEPEVKDECNTKYGPVVSCIIHEIPHENPEEAVRIFVEFQRIESAIKAVVDLNARFFGGRMVKANFYDPEKFDNLQLMD